From Chryseobacterium sp. H1D6B, a single genomic window includes:
- a CDS encoding UvrD-helicase domain-containing protein, with translation MDYLKGLNESQYEAVTTLQGPLMVLAGAGSGKTRVLTMRIAHLITNGVDPFNILALTFTNKAAKEMKERISKLVGDSNGRSLWMGTFHSVFARILRSEGHNLGYPSNFTIYDQQDALNVIRKVIKDMNIDADLYKPKKVQSRISTYKNNLITVKAYFNNPELMEADEKANMKFIGKIYEKYVEACFKNGAMDFDDLLLKTNELLTRFPEVLAKYQDRFRYILVDEYQDTNHSQYLIVKALASKFENICVVGDDAQSIYSFRGANIYNILNFKKDYPDAVTVSLEQNYRSTQTIVNAANVIISKNLQQFKKNVFSENEEGDKIKVYRSLSDADEANFVAGNIWELRNRDQRKYNDFAILYRTNSQTRAFEDALRRKNIPYKVYGGLSFYQRKEVKDLIGYLRLLVNENDSEALMRVINYPTRGIGETTQNKLIVFADAQNVPISKVLDNLGMYSPQLGFNNGVLTKLSDFWSMIKAFQVLLKTETAYDVAMEVAKRSGLIKFLKDDQTPEGISRVENVQELMNSMQGFIEEQIQIEDGDPSLPNFLENIALSADTQTKVGDEDDMVSLMTIHLSKGLEFPVVHLVGLEENLFPSFMSSATREDLEEERRLFYVALTRAEKQAFFSYAVSRFQWGKITDAEPSRFLSEVDEEFIEFINPAIEKRFINNAGIKSNIFDEHPSEARSFKKVEKKAIERSEGSKPIAEPRKLKPVSTAKIINPSGASSQDIEVGDRVRHDRFGIGEVTFLDGTDPQNIKAKVIFMHEGEKNLILKYAKLTKI, from the coding sequence ATGGATTATTTGAAAGGATTAAATGAATCACAATATGAAGCCGTTACCACTTTACAGGGACCCTTAATGGTACTTGCAGGAGCTGGTTCCGGAAAAACGCGTGTACTAACGATGCGTATCGCTCATTTGATTACGAATGGGGTAGATCCTTTCAATATTCTGGCACTTACCTTTACCAATAAGGCCGCAAAAGAAATGAAAGAACGTATTTCCAAACTGGTAGGAGACAGCAATGGAAGAAGCCTCTGGATGGGAACTTTCCACTCGGTGTTTGCAAGAATTTTGAGAAGTGAAGGCCATAATTTAGGATATCCTTCCAATTTTACCATTTACGATCAGCAGGATGCATTGAATGTGATCAGAAAGGTAATAAAAGACATGAATATTGATGCTGATCTTTACAAACCTAAAAAAGTTCAGTCAAGAATTTCAACATATAAAAATAATCTGATTACAGTAAAAGCTTATTTCAATAACCCGGAATTAATGGAAGCTGATGAAAAAGCCAACATGAAATTTATTGGAAAGATCTATGAAAAATATGTAGAAGCCTGTTTTAAAAATGGTGCGATGGATTTTGATGATCTATTGCTGAAAACCAATGAATTATTAACCAGGTTTCCTGAAGTTTTAGCTAAATATCAAGACCGATTTAGATATATTCTGGTAGATGAGTACCAGGATACCAACCACTCTCAGTATCTTATTGTAAAAGCACTGGCTTCTAAATTTGAAAATATCTGTGTAGTGGGAGATGACGCACAGTCTATTTATTCATTCCGTGGAGCGAATATTTATAATATTTTAAATTTTAAAAAGGATTATCCTGATGCAGTAACAGTTTCGCTGGAACAAAACTACCGTTCTACACAGACTATTGTAAATGCGGCAAACGTTATCATTTCTAAAAACTTACAGCAGTTTAAGAAAAATGTATTCAGTGAAAATGAAGAAGGAGATAAAATAAAAGTCTACCGCTCGCTGTCTGATGCGGATGAAGCCAATTTCGTTGCCGGAAATATCTGGGAGCTTCGTAACCGTGACCAGAGAAAATACAATGATTTTGCAATTTTATACAGAACAAACTCTCAGACGCGTGCTTTTGAAGATGCATTGAGACGTAAAAATATTCCCTACAAAGTATACGGAGGTTTATCTTTTTATCAAAGGAAGGAAGTGAAAGATCTGATTGGTTACCTGCGCCTTCTGGTCAATGAAAATGATTCTGAAGCCTTAATGAGGGTTATCAATTATCCTACAAGAGGTATCGGGGAAACTACCCAGAATAAATTGATCGTTTTTGCAGATGCTCAAAATGTTCCAATTTCTAAAGTACTGGATAATCTGGGAATGTATTCGCCGCAGTTAGGCTTTAATAATGGGGTTCTTACAAAACTGAGTGATTTCTGGTCTATGATCAAAGCTTTTCAGGTACTTTTAAAAACTGAAACAGCCTATGACGTTGCCATGGAAGTTGCGAAACGAAGCGGCTTGATCAAATTTTTAAAAGACGACCAGACACCGGAAGGAATTTCAAGAGTAGAAAACGTTCAGGAATTAATGAACTCCATGCAGGGTTTCATTGAAGAGCAGATACAGATAGAAGACGGGGATCCCAGCCTTCCTAACTTCCTGGAAAACATTGCACTTTCTGCAGATACACAGACAAAAGTTGGTGATGAGGATGATATGGTCTCTTTAATGACTATCCACCTTTCTAAAGGACTAGAATTTCCAGTGGTCCACTTAGTAGGACTTGAAGAAAATCTTTTCCCAAGTTTTATGAGTTCGGCAACCAGAGAAGATTTAGAAGAGGAAAGACGTTTATTCTATGTAGCTTTAACAAGAGCTGAAAAACAGGCATTTTTCTCCTACGCGGTTTCCCGTTTTCAATGGGGTAAAATTACCGATGCTGAACCTTCAAGATTCTTAAGCGAAGTAGATGAGGAATTTATAGAATTTATAAATCCAGCTATAGAAAAACGCTTCATCAATAACGCAGGAATAAAATCAAATATTTTTGATGAACATCCTTCAGAAGCACGAAGCTTCAAAAAAGTGGAAAAAAAAGCAATCGAAAGAAGCGAGGGATCAAAACCTATCGCTGAACCAAGAAAATTAAAGCCTGTAAGTACAGCGAAAATTATCAACCCAAGCGGAGCCTCTTCCCAGGATATTGAAGTGGGAGACAGAGTACGTCATGACCGTTTCGGAATAGGAGAAGTAACATTCTTGGATGGAACAGATCCGCAGAATATTAAAGCTAAAGTGATTTTCATGCATGAAGGAGAGAAAAATCTTATTCTAAAATACGCTAAGCTTACTAAAATCTAA
- a CDS encoding pitrilysin family protein, with translation MKKQLTYIAVAFLFTGMLSAQKIDLNAMPKPGPTPAINIAKPKTFQLSNGLTVMVVENNKLPRVSASLSMDRPPYYEGNVTGVSEIMAEQLENGTTNLSKDEFNKKVDFLGANLNFSSGGASANSLSKYFPEVLGLMADAIVNPKFSAEEIQNSKERTIEGLKSDEKNASSIANRVSNALLYGKNTSRGEFETVESINKIQLADVQNVYKKYYAPDNAYLVIVGDVKYDQVKPLIEKAFSSWKKANTTFAPLEPASNVAKTEINVVDVPSAVQSVVSVSNLNNLKMKDANYFPATMANYILGGGGEARLFMNLREKNGFTYGAYSSMSASKYSPEFSAESSVRNEVTDKAVKEFMNELNAISTVKPEELENAKAKLKGNFIMSLEKPETIARFALNQKVQDLPSDFYTNYLKSIDKVTTADISNAVKSTILPNQSRIFIAGKASDISEGLEKLGYPVKYFDKDANPVAKPAAQKVDASVTIGSVADKYINAIGGLSAVQKVTSITSDASTKVQGMDMTMKMIQAKGGKMAMDMKMMGNTVQKIVFDGKDGYVEAQGKKIPLNDKQKADMAKDTELFPELTFAKSPEYKLTGIEKYNNEDSYAVKGEKDTYYYSVKTGLKTGEVKAGEGGSIPTSYADYKEVSGVKLPHTIIQNMGGMDINLSVKSYQINQAKDSDFK, from the coding sequence ATGAAAAAGCAATTAACATATATAGCGGTTGCATTCTTATTTACAGGAATGCTTTCAGCACAAAAAATAGATCTTAATGCAATGCCGAAGCCGGGTCCTACCCCAGCGATCAACATTGCTAAGCCTAAAACTTTCCAGCTGAGCAACGGCCTTACTGTAATGGTAGTAGAAAACAACAAACTTCCAAGAGTAAGTGCCAGCCTTTCTATGGACAGACCTCCATATTATGAAGGAAACGTTACAGGGGTAAGCGAGATCATGGCAGAACAGCTTGAAAACGGAACTACTAATCTAAGCAAAGACGAATTCAACAAAAAAGTAGATTTCTTAGGGGCAAACCTTAATTTCTCTTCAGGAGGAGCATCTGCAAACTCTCTTTCTAAATATTTCCCGGAAGTATTAGGTTTAATGGCTGACGCGATCGTTAATCCAAAATTCTCTGCTGAAGAAATTCAAAATTCTAAAGAAAGAACTATTGAAGGATTAAAATCTGACGAGAAAAATGCATCTTCTATTGCCAACAGAGTTTCCAATGCTTTACTATATGGGAAAAACACATCAAGAGGAGAATTTGAAACGGTAGAATCTATCAACAAAATTCAATTAGCTGATGTTCAAAATGTGTATAAAAAATATTACGCTCCAGACAATGCTTACCTGGTAATTGTAGGAGATGTAAAATATGATCAGGTAAAACCATTGATCGAAAAAGCATTCAGCAGCTGGAAAAAAGCCAACACTACTTTTGCTCCTTTAGAACCGGCTTCTAATGTGGCAAAGACAGAAATTAACGTTGTAGACGTTCCTTCTGCCGTACAGTCTGTAGTTTCAGTAAGCAACCTGAACAATTTAAAAATGAAAGATGCTAATTACTTCCCGGCAACGATGGCAAACTACATCTTAGGCGGCGGTGGTGAAGCAAGACTTTTCATGAATCTTCGTGAGAAAAACGGATTTACATACGGAGCTTACTCAAGCATGAGTGCAAGCAAATATTCTCCTGAGTTTTCTGCAGAATCAAGTGTAAGAAATGAGGTTACTGATAAAGCAGTGAAGGAATTCATGAATGAACTTAATGCTATTTCTACCGTAAAACCTGAAGAGTTAGAAAATGCAAAAGCTAAATTGAAAGGAAATTTCATTATGTCTTTAGAAAAGCCCGAAACAATCGCAAGATTTGCTTTAAATCAAAAAGTTCAGGATCTTCCATCTGATTTTTATACAAATTATTTAAAATCTATTGATAAAGTAACAACGGCTGATATTTCTAATGCAGTAAAATCAACTATTCTTCCTAACCAAAGCAGAATTTTCATCGCTGGTAAAGCTTCTGATATTTCTGAAGGATTGGAAAAATTAGGATATCCTGTAAAATATTTTGACAAAGATGCTAATCCTGTAGCAAAGCCGGCAGCTCAAAAAGTTGACGCAAGTGTAACAATAGGATCTGTTGCTGATAAATACATCAACGCAATCGGAGGTTTATCTGCCGTACAAAAAGTAACGTCTATTACAAGCGACGCCTCTACAAAGGTTCAGGGCATGGACATGACTATGAAAATGATCCAGGCTAAAGGCGGTAAAATGGCTATGGATATGAAAATGATGGGTAATACTGTACAAAAAATAGTTTTTGACGGTAAAGACGGATACGTAGAAGCCCAAGGAAAAAAAATCCCTCTTAATGACAAACAAAAGGCTGATATGGCAAAAGACACTGAGCTTTTCCCAGAACTAACTTTTGCAAAATCTCCAGAGTATAAACTTACAGGAATTGAGAAATACAATAATGAAGACTCTTATGCAGTAAAAGGAGAAAAAGACACTTACTACTACAGCGTAAAAACTGGATTAAAGACTGGAGAAGTGAAAGCTGGAGAAGGAGGATCTATCCCTACAAGCTATGCAGATTACAAAGAGGTATCTGGAGTGAAACTTCCCCATACTATTATCCAGAATATGGGCGGTATGGACATCAATTTAAGTGTAAAATCTTATCAGATCAATCAGGCAAAAGACTCTGATTTTAAATAA
- the tenA gene encoding thiaminase II has protein sequence MKWSEQTWQEIEGRYQSITAMPFITELSNGSLPQEKFRFYMTQDSLYLEHFGRTLSLIAAKIQDIQDVLAFMRFAENTIVVENALHELYFKDFGVTDKGILEPACHHYIHFLRSTASFDPVEVAVAAVLPCFWIYKEVGEYIYNNQKSTSNPYQKWIDTYGGDEFSIAVQQAIDISDKIAERATPEIRKRMTEAFVMSSRMEFHFWEAAYELKTWK, from the coding sequence ATGAAATGGTCTGAACAAACCTGGCAGGAAATAGAAGGACGCTATCAGTCTATTACTGCAATGCCTTTTATCACAGAATTATCAAACGGCAGCCTGCCCCAGGAAAAATTCCGTTTTTATATGACTCAGGATTCTTTATATCTTGAACATTTCGGAAGAACACTTTCTCTGATAGCGGCAAAGATTCAGGATATTCAGGATGTACTTGCTTTTATGCGTTTTGCAGAGAATACGATTGTAGTGGAAAATGCTTTACATGAATTGTATTTTAAAGATTTTGGAGTAACCGACAAGGGAATATTAGAACCAGCCTGCCATCATTATATTCATTTTTTAAGAAGTACAGCTTCTTTTGACCCTGTAGAAGTGGCCGTTGCGGCGGTACTCCCATGTTTCTGGATCTATAAAGAAGTGGGTGAGTATATTTACAATAATCAAAAATCAACTAGCAATCCTTATCAAAAGTGGATCGACACTTATGGCGGAGATGAATTTTCTATCGCGGTGCAGCAGGCAATTGACATCAGTGATAAAATAGCAGAGAGGGCAACGCCAGAAATAAGAAAAAGAATGACGGAAGCTTTTGTCATGTCTTCTAGAATGGAGTTTCACTTTTGGGAAGCTGCCTATGAGCTGAAAACATGGAAATAA
- a CDS encoding pitrilysin family protein, translating to MKKRLLSVAAVAFFGMMLNAQQIKFEEYDLPNGLHVILHQDNSAPVVTTGVMYHVGAKDEVRGRTGFAHFFEHLLFEGTPNIKRGDWFKIVSSNGGQNNANTTNDRTYYYETFPSNNEQLGLWMEAERMRHAVINQVGVDTQREVVKEEKRLRMDNQPYGNLFTTVQKNLFTNHPYNWPTIGSMEDLNSAKLEEFQAFYKKYYVPNNATLVVAGDIKIGETKKWIEDYYGGIPKGTLYPKDYPKDAPITTEKEVTATDPNIQLPAYVFAYRTPGNKEKDAYILDMLSSYLSSGKSSVLYKKLVDQEKKALQVAAFNQGLEDYGIFAFFAIPMGQTTKQTLQADIDAEIKKIQTTLISQEDYQKLQNQFENQFVNQNSSIQGIAASLATNHVLMGNTNLINKEIDIYRSITREDLQNAAKKYLNPNQRVIINYVPEKK from the coding sequence ATGAAAAAACGACTTCTTTCTGTTGCTGCTGTGGCTTTCTTTGGAATGATGCTGAATGCGCAACAAATCAAATTCGAAGAGTATGATCTGCCTAATGGTTTACACGTAATTCTTCATCAGGATAATTCTGCACCGGTAGTTACAACGGGCGTAATGTACCACGTAGGTGCTAAAGATGAGGTAAGAGGAAGAACCGGTTTCGCACACTTTTTCGAGCACCTTTTATTTGAAGGAACTCCAAATATTAAAAGAGGTGACTGGTTTAAAATTGTTTCTTCTAACGGAGGACAGAATAATGCCAACACTACGAATGACAGAACGTATTACTATGAAACTTTCCCATCTAACAACGAGCAGTTAGGTCTTTGGATGGAAGCTGAAAGAATGCGCCATGCTGTGATCAACCAAGTAGGTGTAGATACCCAGAGAGAAGTAGTAAAAGAAGAAAAAAGATTGAGAATGGACAACCAGCCTTATGGAAATCTTTTCACAACAGTACAAAAGAATCTTTTTACCAACCACCCATACAACTGGCCTACGATTGGATCAATGGAAGACCTGAATTCTGCAAAATTAGAAGAATTCCAGGCTTTCTACAAAAAATACTACGTTCCAAATAATGCTACTTTAGTAGTGGCTGGAGATATTAAAATCGGAGAAACTAAAAAATGGATTGAGGACTATTACGGAGGAATCCCTAAAGGAACTCTTTATCCTAAAGACTATCCTAAAGATGCTCCTATCACTACGGAAAAAGAAGTGACTGCTACTGACCCTAACATCCAGCTTCCAGCTTATGTTTTCGCCTACAGAACGCCAGGGAACAAAGAAAAAGATGCTTATATTTTAGATATGCTCTCTTCTTATTTAAGCAGCGGCAAGTCTTCAGTTTTATACAAAAAATTAGTAGATCAGGAGAAAAAAGCACTTCAGGTAGCAGCTTTCAACCAAGGTCTTGAAGATTACGGTATTTTCGCATTCTTCGCTATCCCGATGGGGCAGACTACAAAACAGACCCTTCAGGCTGACATAGATGCTGAAATTAAAAAAATTCAGACGACTTTAATCTCTCAGGAAGATTATCAAAAACTTCAAAACCAATTTGAGAATCAGTTTGTAAATCAGAATTCAAGTATTCAGGGGATTGCGGCTTCATTAGCAACAAACCACGTATTGATGGGAAATACTAACTTAATCAACAAAGAAATCGACATCTACAGATCAATCACAAGAGAAGATCTGCAGAATGCGGCTAAGAAGTATCTGAACCCAAATCAAAGAGTAATCATTAACTACGTACCTGAAAAAAAATAA
- a CDS encoding TonB-dependent receptor, whose protein sequence is MKNRKTILSASVLFFLGAYSYAQEKKDTVKTADVEEVVILGSRSGARSKVDSPVPVDVFNIKEASVVLPQTNIAQILNAIAPSFTSTVQTNADGTDHLDPAQLRGLGPDQVLVLVNGKRRHTSALVNVNGTPGRGTVGTDLNSIPSFAVTRIEVLRDGASAQYGSDAIAGVINLGLKRDTGKLTGQLTYGGNLTPAANDHTGDFDGQNIQVDLNYGNKIGKKGGFYNITWTTQFRNPTYRAGTESGNLFNAYNAIEQRALNNGVNLSSLFTNINSTPNSQQLVNYIHQYAQDVNYFSSNFQNQIQAANTIGALQGILGTNVTDQELAYRGLDRKDFNMQVGQSKLVNNQLFANIEIPINDDWKVYTFGGYSFRHGTSGGFYRRPNQSRTFTGLYPNGYLPQIGTDIQDLSLSAGVKGKWNGWDVDFSNTFGQNSFDYTIQDTGNTSLRFASPSEFSAGGLRFSQNTINLDFSKKYDVLKGLNVAFGAEHRYENFKITPGEEASYSAYDIFGNVQTASTPNAIKPTDFFGAQLPGGSQVFGGFRPENAVNKNRQSVAGYVDIEMNFTNWLLVDAAARYENYSDFGSTFNYKLASRIKLDKNFNLRFAGSTGFRAPSIHQIYYNVTSTLFTNNQLLEVGTFSNDSKIAGLLGIPSLKQETSKSASVGFTYKIPSANLTFTADGYFTKINNRIILTDQFTRAAVPDAAKAAFDEAGVNAGQFFANAIDTETKGLDVVISHTARFSDFKLDNNFAVNFNQTRRVGNIHSSGLLESANLENVYFSEKSRVYLEEAVPRVKASLSHNLAWKKATFYLRNTYFGKVTGADVVDANGDGITEFNEHQQITAKIITDVSVAYQFTKNIGLTMGVNNLFDIYPTKNLPVSSNNDQFIYSRSTSQFGQNGRYVFSRLNFNF, encoded by the coding sequence ATGAAAAATAGAAAAACAATTTTATCTGCTTCGGTTCTGTTTTTCTTGGGCGCCTATTCTTATGCTCAGGAAAAAAAAGATACAGTGAAAACAGCTGATGTAGAAGAAGTAGTAATTTTGGGTTCGAGAAGCGGGGCAAGGTCGAAAGTAGACAGTCCGGTTCCTGTGGATGTGTTCAACATAAAAGAAGCTTCCGTAGTTTTGCCGCAGACCAACATTGCGCAGATCTTAAATGCGATAGCGCCCTCTTTTACGTCTACCGTTCAGACGAATGCAGACGGTACGGATCATTTGGATCCAGCACAGTTGAGAGGATTAGGTCCGGATCAGGTTTTAGTATTGGTTAATGGAAAAAGACGCCATACTTCAGCGCTTGTCAATGTAAACGGGACTCCGGGAAGAGGTACGGTAGGAACGGATTTAAATTCAATTCCGTCTTTTGCAGTTACCAGAATCGAAGTTTTACGTGATGGAGCTTCTGCGCAGTACGGTTCAGATGCGATTGCAGGGGTCATCAATTTAGGGTTGAAAAGAGACACAGGAAAACTGACCGGACAGCTGACGTACGGCGGCAATCTTACGCCTGCTGCGAATGACCATACAGGAGATTTCGACGGCCAAAATATTCAGGTAGATCTGAACTATGGGAATAAAATCGGTAAAAAAGGAGGTTTTTATAATATTACATGGACTACACAATTCAGAAATCCTACCTACAGAGCAGGAACAGAAAGCGGAAACCTGTTTAATGCTTACAATGCAATTGAACAGCGTGCTTTAAATAACGGCGTGAATCTTTCTTCACTCTTCACTAATATTAACAGCACTCCAAATTCTCAACAGCTTGTAAATTATATCCACCAGTATGCACAAGATGTAAATTATTTTTCTTCGAATTTTCAAAACCAGATTCAAGCTGCCAATACGATAGGAGCTTTACAAGGGATTTTAGGAACCAATGTAACAGATCAGGAACTGGCTTACAGAGGTTTAGACAGAAAAGATTTCAATATGCAGGTTGGACAGTCTAAATTGGTTAATAATCAACTTTTTGCAAATATTGAGATTCCGATCAATGACGACTGGAAAGTCTATACTTTCGGAGGGTACAGCTTCCGACACGGTACTTCAGGAGGTTTTTACAGAAGACCCAATCAGAGCAGAACTTTTACAGGATTATATCCGAACGGATACCTGCCGCAGATAGGAACGGATATTCAGGATCTGTCTTTATCAGCCGGGGTCAAAGGAAAATGGAATGGATGGGATGTAGATTTCAGTAATACTTTCGGACAGAACTCTTTTGATTATACGATTCAGGATACAGGAAATACTTCTTTAAGATTTGCTTCACCGAGTGAATTTAGTGCGGGCGGATTAAGGTTTTCTCAGAACACAATCAATTTAGATTTCTCTAAAAAATATGATGTCTTGAAAGGTCTTAATGTGGCATTCGGGGCAGAACACCGGTATGAAAATTTTAAAATAACACCGGGAGAAGAAGCTTCTTATTCTGCCTATGATATTTTTGGAAATGTACAGACGGCGAGTACTCCAAATGCTATAAAACCAACTGATTTTTTTGGAGCTCAGCTTCCGGGCGGCTCACAGGTTTTTGGAGGTTTCAGGCCTGAAAATGCAGTCAATAAAAACAGACAGTCTGTTGCAGGATATGTAGATATAGAAATGAATTTTACTAACTGGCTGCTGGTAGATGCCGCCGCTAGATATGAGAATTATTCAGATTTTGGTTCGACATTCAACTATAAACTGGCTTCAAGAATTAAATTAGACAAGAATTTTAATTTAAGATTTGCAGGTTCTACAGGATTTAGAGCACCCTCTATTCATCAGATCTATTATAATGTGACTTCTACATTATTCACCAATAACCAGCTTTTGGAGGTGGGAACTTTCAGCAACGATTCAAAAATTGCTGGACTGCTGGGAATTCCTAGTTTGAAACAGGAAACTTCAAAATCGGCAAGTGTTGGTTTTACTTATAAAATTCCTTCTGCTAACTTAACGTTTACGGCAGATGGATATTTCACGAAAATTAATAACAGAATTATTTTGACCGATCAATTCACCAGAGCGGCTGTTCCAGATGCTGCAAAAGCGGCCTTTGATGAAGCGGGAGTGAATGCCGGACAGTTCTTCGCCAATGCAATAGACACTGAAACTAAAGGATTAGACGTAGTTATCAGCCATACTGCTAGATTTTCTGATTTTAAATTAGATAATAATTTTGCTGTTAATTTTAACCAGACCAGAAGAGTAGGAAATATACATTCTTCAGGGCTTCTGGAGTCTGCCAACCTGGAAAATGTTTATTTTTCTGAAAAGTCAAGGGTGTATTTAGAGGAAGCTGTTCCAAGAGTGAAAGCCAGTTTATCACATAACCTTGCATGGAAAAAGGCTACTTTTTATTTAAGAAATACCTATTTTGGAAAAGTAACGGGAGCGGATGTTGTGGATGCTAATGGAGATGGAATTACAGAATTTAATGAACACCAGCAGATTACAGCCAAGATCATTACTGATGTTTCTGTGGCTTATCAGTTTACAAAAAATATAGGTTTGACGATGGGAGTTAATAACTTGTTTGATATTTATCCTACAAAGAATCTTCCTGTTTCTAGTAATAATGATCAATTTATCTATTCACGTTCAACCTCACAGTTTGGGCAGAACGGAAGGTATGTTTTTTCAAGACTGAATTTTAATTTTTGA
- the thiD gene encoding bifunctional hydroxymethylpyrimidine kinase/phosphomethylpyrimidine kinase, with product MKKYTYPSVLTIAGFDGSGGAGIQADIKTASALGCFSTSVLTALPVQNTQGVRKIYPIPVEAVADQIEAVLDDIFPDAIKIGMVHTPELVETIAKTLSSYKKIPVVFDPVMVATSGHRLIEQETITTIIEKLFPIADIITPNMDEAAILAKMEVKTLEEMYTAGEHIKKLGCKSILLKGGHQETSTITSLFVDEKGNYHSFETEKFVTNNTHGSGCTLSSAIAVFLAQGKNLYDAVVLGQEYVFHAIENGKDVQTGNGNGPLNHFFNPQKLIKNEMV from the coding sequence ATGAAAAAATACACTTATCCATCAGTTTTAACGATTGCAGGATTTGACGGAAGCGGAGGTGCTGGAATTCAGGCAGACATCAAAACGGCTTCTGCTTTAGGCTGTTTTTCAACCTCTGTATTGACTGCTTTACCGGTTCAGAACACACAAGGTGTACGCAAGATCTATCCAATTCCGGTAGAAGCTGTAGCAGACCAGATAGAAGCTGTGCTCGATGATATTTTTCCTGATGCCATAAAAATAGGAATGGTACATACTCCGGAGCTCGTAGAAACTATCGCTAAAACATTAAGCAGCTACAAAAAGATACCGGTCGTATTTGATCCAGTAATGGTAGCTACCAGCGGACACCGGCTGATTGAACAGGAAACAATTACAACAATTATTGAAAAACTGTTCCCTATTGCCGACATCATCACTCCGAATATGGATGAAGCGGCTATTCTGGCTAAAATGGAAGTGAAAACACTTGAAGAGATGTACACCGCAGGAGAACATATAAAAAAATTAGGGTGTAAAAGTATACTGCTGAAGGGCGGCCATCAGGAAACCTCAACTATCACTTCTTTATTTGTAGATGAAAAAGGAAATTATCATTCCTTTGAAACTGAAAAATTTGTAACTAACAATACGCATGGATCAGGCTGTACGCTGTCATCTGCAATAGCGGTTTTTCTGGCACAGGGAAAAAATTTATATGATGCCGTTGTTCTCGGACAGGAATATGTTTTCCATGCCATAGAAAACGGAAAAGATGTACAGACCGGAAACGGAAACGGTCCGCTAAATCACTTTTTTAATCCTCAAAAACTCATCAAAAATGAAATGGTCTGA
- the secG gene encoding preprotein translocase subunit SecG, with translation MDTIFILLMVLVMIASVLLVIIVMAQNPKGGGLSSTFGGASSAQFGVQRTNDFMEKATWTLGATIIVLILLSVVITGKPSASAPAMQQPAKKEAPAKSSAPASQTTAPAKTPAAPAK, from the coding sequence ATGGATACTATATTTATATTATTGATGGTTCTTGTTATGATCGCTAGTGTTTTATTAGTGATTATCGTTATGGCTCAAAATCCTAAAGGAGGAGGCCTTTCTAGTACTTTCGGAGGTGCATCTTCTGCACAGTTTGGAGTACAAAGAACCAATGATTTCATGGAAAAAGCAACATGGACTTTAGGAGCAACTATTATTGTTCTTATTCTTCTAAGTGTAGTGATTACTGGAAAACCTTCAGCTTCTGCACCTGCTATGCAACAGCCTGCTAAGAAAGAAGCTCCAGCAAAATCATCTGCTCCGGCTTCTCAAACTACTGCACCGGCTAAAACTCCTGCAGCACCAGCTAAGTAA